In Desulfitibacter sp. BRH_c19, one genomic interval encodes:
- a CDS encoding peptidoglycan-binding protein, with product MQNRQVTPCPTDRFWRVREGDTIFKIALQINSTVDAILELNPNINPQNLRVGQSICIPSPTPCPSGIFWVVSAGDTLFSIAQEVGTSVESLLELNLGINPNNLQIDQQICLPG from the coding sequence ATGCAAAACAGGCAGGTCACACCTTGCCCTACTGACCGCTTCTGGAGGGTTAGAGAAGGTGATACTATATTTAAAATCGCCCTGCAAATAAACAGTACAGTAGATGCCATTCTGGAACTCAACCCAAATATTAATCCGCAAAACCTAAGGGTTGGACAGTCGATCTGTATACCCAGTCCAACGCCCTGTCCTTCAGGAATATTCTGGGTTGTGAGTGCAGGAGATACCCTTTTCAGTATTGCTCAGGAGGTAGGCACCTCTGTAGAAAGTCTATTGGAATTGAACTTGGGCATCAATCCCAACAACTTGCAAATTGATCAACAAATATGCCTGCCGGGTTAG
- a CDS encoding PadR family transcriptional regulator has translation MEKKVLRKLFLGFIQIHILHHAKEHPIYGLWMLEELKEHGYSISAGTLYPILHKMESNGLLFKEERNVEGKIRKYYSTTNAGNVILIEAREKAYELFKEIK, from the coding sequence TTGGAAAAAAAAGTATTAAGAAAGTTATTTCTAGGCTTTATACAAATACATATATTACATCATGCCAAAGAACATCCAATATACGGTCTATGGATGCTTGAAGAACTGAAAGAACATGGTTATAGTATTAGCGCAGGCACCTTATATCCAATACTTCACAAAATGGAATCCAATGGACTTCTTTTCAAAGAAGAACGAAATGTAGAAGGTAAAATTAGAAAGTATTATTCAACTACCAATGCAGGAAATGTGATTCTTATCGAGGCAAGGGAAAAAGCTTATGAGCTTTTTAAAGAAATAAAATAA
- a CDS encoding ABC transporter ATP-binding protein — protein sequence MSTPDITSFSMILAFLLLTIPIIVSIVLKLGILMTILNSVFRMSVQLFLVAIFLNYLFAWNNSLINIMWFIIMVTFATYSVVRESKLNLQLFFKPAFFAFVLANGAILLYFNGLVVSLTNLFDAKYLIAIGGMLLGNSLNWNIVGLSNFYQNIKRDENRYLYNLSLGATQLEGLIPYFRNSLIAALKPSIASMATMGIVFLPGLMTGQILSGLSPIVAIKYQIAIMVAIFASTTLSVGLTILVTAKTSFNDYGVIKKGVFR from the coding sequence ATGAGCACACCAGATATTACGAGCTTTTCCATGATTTTGGCTTTTTTGCTTCTAACTATTCCTATTATTGTAAGTATAGTATTAAAGCTAGGTATATTGATGACAATCTTAAACTCGGTTTTTAGGATGTCTGTGCAGTTGTTTCTAGTGGCGATATTTTTGAACTATTTATTTGCCTGGAATAACAGCCTGATTAATATAATGTGGTTTATAATCATGGTGACATTTGCCACATATTCTGTTGTGAGAGAAAGCAAATTGAATCTTCAGCTCTTTTTCAAACCCGCTTTTTTTGCCTTTGTCCTAGCTAATGGTGCAATTCTACTGTATTTTAATGGGTTAGTTGTTAGTTTAACAAATTTGTTTGATGCTAAATATTTGATTGCTATTGGCGGGATGTTATTAGGCAACTCGTTAAATTGGAATATTGTTGGATTAAGTAACTTTTATCAAAATATAAAGAGAGATGAAAACAGGTATTTATACAATTTGTCTTTAGGAGCAACCCAACTAGAAGGACTTATTCCATACTTTAGAAATAGTTTAATAGCTGCCTTAAAGCCCAGTATTGCCAGTATGGCTACAATGGGAATAGTTTTTCTACCTGGGTTAATGACAGGGCAGATACTTAGTGGGCTTAGCCCAATAGTAGCTATCAAATATCAAATTGCTATTATGGTAGCAATCTTTGCTTCTACAACTCTTAGCGTAGGGTTAACTATTTTGGTTACTGCTAAAACGAGTTTCAATGATTATGGTGTAATTAAAAAAGGAGTGTTTAGGTAA
- a CDS encoding radical SAM protein, whose product MLALLLEKASNGQWESEVHSFAFDDLYILLDINSGSVHILDEISWNIVEAVKKSKGNEEYFKKQVEKYTDELIKEAIVELNALIAEGILFGVSVHSMKDISNNFDNVIKSLCLNISHDCNLACSYCFAGKGNFGGPKNNMSFEVGKKALDFLIENSGNRPTCEVDFFGGEPLLNWGTVKKLVEYGKEKAALKNKRFRFTLTTNGLLLNPEKEEFLNRENISVVLSIDGRKEIHDKMRPVTSGVGSYDLISPKIKSLVKSRDEQNYYVRGTFTRENMDFTEDVAFLADEGYSEISLEPVVADPLEDYAFKEEDRSQLKDEYKKLVKEYLKRKELGKPFNFFHFNVDLENGPCLPKRITGCGAGFQYLAVTPEGQLYPCHQFVGKEEYLLGDLSRGIVNKELVEKFKQAHIYNKECKVCWARYLCSGGCHANAVNHNGLIEKPYEMGCFLQKVRLEAAIYLFVKKKQELSCQAFLKMSQKN is encoded by the coding sequence ATGTTAGCCTTATTATTGGAAAAAGCATCCAATGGTCAATGGGAATCTGAAGTCCATTCCTTTGCCTTTGATGATTTGTATATTTTATTAGATATAAATAGTGGGAGTGTCCATATCTTAGATGAGATAAGCTGGAATATAGTAGAGGCAGTTAAGAAAAGTAAGGGAAATGAAGAGTATTTTAAAAAGCAGGTAGAAAAGTATACAGATGAACTTATTAAGGAAGCCATAGTTGAATTAAATGCACTAATAGCAGAAGGGATTCTTTTTGGAGTAAGTGTCCATTCAATGAAAGATATTTCTAATAACTTTGATAATGTCATAAAATCCCTATGCTTGAATATATCACATGATTGTAACCTCGCTTGCTCATATTGCTTTGCTGGTAAGGGGAATTTTGGTGGACCAAAGAACAATATGAGCTTTGAGGTAGGGAAAAAAGCACTAGATTTTCTCATTGAAAACTCAGGAAATAGACCTACCTGTGAGGTGGACTTTTTTGGGGGTGAGCCATTATTAAACTGGGGAACAGTCAAAAAACTTGTTGAATATGGAAAAGAAAAGGCCGCTTTAAAAAATAAGAGATTTAGATTCACATTAACAACCAATGGATTACTCTTAAACCCTGAAAAAGAGGAATTTTTAAATAGGGAAAATATAAGTGTTGTTTTGAGCATAGATGGTAGAAAAGAGATCCATGACAAAATGCGGCCAGTAACTTCTGGAGTTGGAAGCTATGATTTGATTTCACCGAAAATCAAATCACTAGTTAAATCTCGTGATGAACAAAATTATTACGTAAGAGGTACCTTTACTAGAGAAAACATGGATTTTACAGAGGATGTGGCGTTTCTTGCAGATGAAGGATACTCTGAAATCTCTCTTGAGCCAGTTGTTGCTGATCCTTTAGAGGATTATGCATTTAAAGAAGAGGATAGATCTCAATTAAAAGATGAGTATAAAAAGCTAGTCAAAGAATATCTAAAGAGGAAAGAACTGGGAAAGCCATTCAACTTCTTTCATTTTAATGTAGATTTGGAGAATGGACCATGTCTGCCAAAGAGAATTACTGGTTGTGGTGCAGGGTTTCAGTACCTGGCAGTAACACCTGAAGGACAGCTTTATCCTTGCCACCAATTTGTTGGCAAAGAAGAATACTTACTGGGAGACTTATCTCGAGGAATAGTAAATAAGGAGTTAGTTGAAAAATTCAAACAAGCTCATATTTACAATAAAGAATGCAAGGTGTGTTGGGCAAGATATCTTTGTAGTGGTGGTTGCCATGCAAACGCTGTTAATCACAATGGATTAATTGAAAAACCCTATGAAATGGGATGTTTTTTACAGAAGGTTAGGTTAGAAGCAGCAATTTACTTGTTTGTAAAGAAAAAGCAAGAATTATCATGTCAAGCGTTTTTGAAAATGTCCCAAAAAAATTGA
- a CDS encoding hydroxydechloroatrazine ethylaminohydrolase (catalyzes the transformation of hydroxyatrazine to N-isopropylammelide and ethylamine in the atrazine degradation pathway.), with the protein MSTIMIKNAQAIITLDNEDRVLKNQNILIENEKIKYIGKETFDAEEIINGSSSFVYPGLINTHHHLYQTFTRNLPQVQNMELFDWLVTLYEIWRKLNNDIIYYSSLVGMGELLKYGCTTCFDHHYVFPKKKSDQFIDMQFDAAEKLGIRFHASRGSMSRGKSDGGLPPDDLVQGVAEILDDCNRLIEKYHNPDNFSMQQVVIAPCSPFSVTSDLMKDAAKLAREKGVRLHTHLAETMDENNYCLDNFNMRPLDYMESLGWLGEDVWFAHGIHFSDEEIRKLAETQTGVAHCPVSNQKLASGVAKVPLMLEMGVPLGLAVDGSASNDCSNLLAEIRASYLIHRLHYSSKAPSGYDILKIATKGSANVLGRKDIGSLEVGKAADMFVINTNRLELAGAHLDPKSMLGTVGFNRPVDFTIVNGKIVVKNGELCNIDENEVVLKSNSLVERMIL; encoded by the coding sequence ATGTCAACAATTATGATAAAAAATGCACAGGCTATTATAACACTTGATAACGAAGATAGGGTACTAAAAAACCAAAATATCTTGATTGAAAATGAAAAAATAAAATATATTGGGAAAGAGACCTTTGATGCTGAGGAAATAATTAATGGATCATCTTCATTTGTTTACCCAGGACTAATAAACACACATCATCATTTATATCAAACATTCACGCGTAATCTGCCACAAGTACAGAATATGGAGCTTTTCGATTGGTTGGTAACCCTGTATGAAATTTGGAGAAAGCTTAATAATGATATAATTTATTACAGTTCTCTAGTAGGCATGGGTGAACTTTTGAAATATGGTTGTACAACTTGTTTTGATCATCATTATGTATTTCCTAAAAAAAAGTCTGACCAATTTATTGACATGCAGTTTGATGCAGCAGAAAAATTGGGTATACGATTTCATGCTTCAAGGGGCAGTATGTCTAGAGGGAAAAGTGATGGAGGTCTCCCACCAGATGATTTAGTACAAGGTGTTGCTGAAATATTGGATGATTGCAATAGACTAATTGAAAAATACCATAATCCAGATAATTTCTCAATGCAACAAGTAGTTATTGCACCTTGTTCTCCGTTTAGTGTCACATCAGATTTGATGAAAGACGCTGCAAAATTAGCTAGAGAAAAAGGGGTGAGATTACATACCCATTTAGCAGAAACAATGGATGAAAACAATTATTGTTTAGATAACTTTAATATGAGACCTCTTGATTATATGGAAAGCTTAGGGTGGCTTGGTGAAGATGTATGGTTTGCCCATGGCATTCATTTTTCGGATGAAGAAATACGTAAGCTTGCAGAAACTCAAACAGGTGTCGCACACTGCCCTGTGTCAAATCAAAAATTAGCTTCAGGGGTCGCAAAGGTACCGTTAATGTTAGAAATGGGAGTGCCTTTAGGTCTTGCGGTTGATGGAAGTGCTAGCAATGATTGTTCAAACTTGCTTGCAGAGATAAGGGCCTCGTATTTGATACACAGATTACACTACAGTTCTAAAGCTCCTAGTGGATATGACATTTTAAAAATTGCAACAAAAGGAAGTGCTAATGTACTAGGAAGAAAAGATATAGGTTCGTTGGAAGTTGGTAAAGCGGCTGATATGTTTGTTATAAATACAAATCGATTAGAATTGGCTGGTGCACACTTAGATCCTAAATCAATGTTAGGAACTGTAGGGTTTAATAGGCCTGTAGACTTTACAATAGTTAATGGAAAGATAGTAGTAAAAAATGGAGAATTATGCAATATAGATGAAAACGAGGTTGTCCTAAAATCTAATAGTTTAGTAGAAAGAATGATACTTTAA
- a CDS encoding cobalamin biosynthesis protein CbiM (catalyzes the ATP-dependent transport of cobalt), translating into MNILTGLVILLWLLITPTDAAAMHIMEGFLPIQWAGFWSIVTLPFLIIGVRHISKIVKENPKAILLIAFAGAFTFVLSALKLPSITGSSSHATGVGLGAILFGPAIMVVIGLIVLLFQAILLAHGGITTLGANVFSMAIIGPFVTYGVYILLKRLGVPRGVSVFSGAAVGSFATYMVTAFQLALAHPSEVGGFYASWIKFVGVFGVTQIPISIIEGILTVMVINLLYVYSKQEIEGLNLS; encoded by the coding sequence ATGAACATTTTAACTGGACTTGTAATACTATTGTGGTTGCTTATTACCCCTACGGATGCAGCTGCAATGCATATCATGGAAGGATTTCTACCCATTCAGTGGGCTGGATTTTGGTCAATTGTAACTTTGCCCTTTTTAATTATAGGGGTTAGACATATTAGTAAAATTGTTAAAGAAAACCCAAAAGCAATTCTACTCATTGCCTTCGCTGGAGCCTTTACATTTGTCTTGTCGGCACTAAAGCTTCCATCTATTACTGGCAGCTCATCACATGCTACTGGTGTAGGATTGGGTGCCATTCTTTTTGGACCCGCTATTATGGTTGTAATAGGACTGATTGTCCTTTTGTTTCAGGCCATTCTTTTAGCACATGGCGGAATAACCACATTAGGTGCAAATGTCTTTTCAATGGCTATAATTGGTCCATTTGTTACATACGGAGTTTATATACTTTTAAAAAGGCTTGGTGTTCCCAGAGGGGTATCGGTTTTTTCAGGAGCAGCTGTTGGAAGCTTTGCAACTTATATGGTTACAGCTTTTCAGCTAGCATTAGCCCATCCATCAGAGGTGGGGGGATTTTATGCATCATGGATAAAATTTGTAGGTGTTTTTGGAGTTACCCAGATTCCCATTTCTATAATTGAAGGAATTTTAACGGTGATGGTTATAAACTTACTTTATGTTTACAGTAAGCAAGAGATAGAGGGTCTAAATTTATCATAA
- a CDS encoding cobalamin biosynthesis protein CbiN produces the protein MNFGVEFEGADGIAEEAVGEINSNYEPWFNSVWEPPGGEIESLLFALQAALGAGFICFYIGYKIGKKKGIGVV, from the coding sequence ATGAATTTTGGTGTGGAGTTTGAAGGTGCTGATGGGATAGCAGAAGAAGCAGTTGGAGAAATAAACTCAAATTATGAACCCTGGTTTAATTCTGTATGGGAGCCTCCTGGTGGAGAAATAGAGAGTTTATTATTTGCACTTCAGGCCGCTTTAGGTGCTGGGTTCATATGTTTTTATATTGGTTACAAAATTGGTAAAAAAAAAGGAATAGGCGTGGTGTAA